The following coding sequences are from one Shewanella putrefaciens window:
- a CDS encoding FAD-binding protein, with protein sequence MKHKPTSTKETSVTEIVLPTGTCPLDIFTFQCWLKTTHGGHIYQYASEPTQTGFSVQINSLGHIECAINTTLLRIEAISTLGGLNDDHWHLLSICYQYNEIKCYIDSEITHIQQQHIPLITDGASYSDFLLSNKHIDAIFDGSIIDTTLLNRCLSDAEIFDYYQYPYQQKVITENNLHIYQKRHSDHGETVNFIKPKRQEVMLIIFNDTEYDFKKLTPSSNLFLKQLPNIIPANERCAYIIESSNECWPHFIYQVDYIASECSDIKISVDIFKSLTPYRSTVHINAVDELESDCLINQSTETRLSAEIRISENTVITQAKHFMHFLNEVRSYIRAENIITNGRYYSEQQFLVSTGKQMINYQLACQLFNRRLQKRPLAIIKCTSTHDVKVVYKAAIDYNLPISVRSGGHDHEGESGQTNTIVIDLSNMDSIEIDPISGIAAIGPGTTIATLTTALAKKGLMIPHSTTATVGISGFIMGGGWGPWCRKYGMCCESLLQAEIVLGIGETQVISAANKPELLWALKGGGGLSYGIVTRFFVQTFPLPPNLLKFELEWNCYQPETQTLIETTPTMRLLERWEETINADNTSCLLGTNLKIQTKSLASTMAEACSKQGAELTQEPNRIGTCITDFDPNSIKHNCVMYGHWEGNLASLEYFINSQFSEVGLKPDRIRIEPLGGLTQAYGEQLMESWNRESFQCLQQSQAALQAWGQNLQMKGVKWQDLSQPAPHRVTSRLADQTGLKTGHINLLESLTSTQTLEGNRQLGLFTYVTLNAIAGDFYRKISESQQKQSAFPYKEKAYIIQYQAWWNAELEEKAQLHDNSVYTRINRALDWIDACRDADIPNTSGAFISYKDKTIPTSVYFAQHYAQLQRIKGAYCQDPLNHFRSRKSII encoded by the coding sequence ATGAAACATAAGCCAACATCGACGAAAGAGACGAGTGTTACAGAAATAGTACTTCCTACAGGCACTTGCCCACTCGATATTTTTACCTTTCAATGCTGGTTAAAAACGACTCATGGCGGCCATATTTACCAGTATGCCAGTGAGCCAACCCAGACAGGATTTTCTGTCCAAATTAATTCACTGGGCCATATTGAATGCGCGATTAACACCACTTTACTTCGCATAGAGGCTATTTCAACTCTCGGAGGGCTTAATGATGATCATTGGCATTTATTATCCATCTGCTATCAATACAATGAAATAAAATGTTATATCGATAGTGAGATCACTCATATCCAACAGCAACATATTCCACTGATTACAGATGGTGCATCTTATTCAGATTTTTTGCTTTCCAATAAACATATTGATGCAATCTTTGATGGCAGCATTATTGACACAACACTGTTAAATCGCTGTTTATCGGATGCTGAAATATTCGATTATTACCAATACCCTTATCAGCAAAAAGTAATTACTGAAAACAATCTGCATATTTATCAAAAAAGGCATAGTGATCATGGTGAGACAGTTAATTTTATTAAACCAAAAAGACAAGAAGTCATGCTTATTATCTTTAATGATACTGAATATGACTTCAAAAAACTGACACCTAGTAGCAATCTATTTTTAAAGCAACTCCCTAATATCATTCCCGCCAATGAACGCTGCGCCTATATTATTGAATCAAGCAATGAATGTTGGCCACATTTTATTTACCAAGTAGATTATATCGCCAGCGAGTGCAGTGATATAAAAATCAGTGTTGATATTTTTAAGTCTCTCACCCCTTATCGTTCCACTGTCCATATAAATGCCGTAGATGAACTTGAGTCTGATTGCCTTATAAACCAATCAACCGAAACCAGATTAAGTGCTGAAATTCGTATCAGCGAAAATACCGTCATTACTCAAGCAAAACATTTTATGCATTTTCTTAATGAGGTGCGCTCATATATTCGAGCTGAAAATATCATTACCAATGGACGCTATTATAGCGAACAACAATTTTTAGTGAGCACAGGTAAGCAGATGATTAACTACCAACTGGCTTGCCAACTCTTTAATCGACGCTTACAAAAAAGGCCCCTTGCGATTATTAAATGCACTAGTACCCATGATGTAAAAGTCGTCTATAAGGCCGCTATCGACTATAACTTGCCCATTAGTGTACGCTCCGGCGGGCACGATCATGAGGGGGAAAGTGGCCAAACTAATACTATAGTGATCGACCTAAGCAATATGGATAGTATTGAAATTGATCCCATCAGTGGCATTGCCGCGATTGGCCCGGGCACGACTATAGCCACACTAACGACGGCCCTCGCTAAAAAGGGCTTGATGATTCCCCATAGCACCACTGCAACAGTTGGCATATCTGGTTTTATAATGGGCGGCGGTTGGGGACCTTGGTGTCGTAAATACGGTATGTGCTGTGAATCATTATTACAGGCTGAAATTGTACTCGGTATAGGCGAAACCCAAGTCATCTCAGCAGCCAATAAACCCGAACTGCTGTGGGCCTTAAAAGGTGGTGGCGGCTTAAGTTATGGCATAGTCACGCGTTTTTTTGTACAAACCTTTCCCCTTCCCCCAAACCTGCTTAAGTTTGAACTTGAATGGAATTGCTATCAGCCCGAGACACAAACCTTAATCGAGACAACGCCTACAATGCGTTTACTCGAGCGTTGGGAAGAAACGATCAATGCCGATAATACATCCTGTTTGCTCGGCACCAATTTGAAGATCCAGACAAAGTCCCTAGCCAGTACGATGGCTGAAGCCTGCTCAAAACAAGGGGCTGAGTTAACACAAGAACCTAACCGAATCGGCACATGCATTACGGATTTTGACCCCAATTCAATCAAACATAATTGTGTTATGTACGGCCATTGGGAGGGAAATCTTGCCAGTTTAGAGTACTTTATTAACAGTCAGTTTTCCGAGGTTGGTTTAAAGCCCGATCGCATTCGTATTGAGCCCTTAGGCGGACTTACCCAAGCCTATGGCGAACAATTAATGGAAAGTTGGAACAGAGAGTCGTTTCAATGTTTACAGCAAAGCCAAGCGGCGTTGCAAGCATGGGGTCAAAACCTGCAGATGAAAGGGGTGAAGTGGCAGGACTTAAGTCAACCCGCGCCCCACAGAGTCACCTCACGTTTAGCGGATCAGACGGGGCTTAAAACGGGACATATTAATTTGCTTGAAAGCCTTACCTCGACGCAAACCCTTGAGGGAAACCGCCAATTAGGTCTTTTTACCTATGTCACGCTTAATGCCATCGCTGGAGATTTTTATAGAAAAATCAGTGAATCACAACAAAAGCAGAGCGCTTTTCCCTATAAAGAAAAAGCCTATATTATCCAATATCAGGCATGGTGGAATGCAGAGCTAGAGGAAAAAGCCCAGCTCCATGACAACTCAGTTTACACAAGGATAAATCGAGCGCTGGATTGGATTGATGCCTGCCGCGATGCAGACATTCCCAATACTTCGGGGGCTTTTATTAGTTATAAGGACAAAACAATACCCACCTCAGTGTACTTTGCGCAACACTATGCCCAATTGCAGCGAATTAAAGGGGCTTATTGCCAAGATCCCTTAAACCATTTCCGATCACGAAAATCGATTATTTAA
- a CDS encoding sensor domain-containing diguanylate cyclase gives MTNSPKLVHQQSALSIVDDAALPATKHVKGTELPLNFFEHSSLQTIELFIQHLTEVVILVNANGFIRSCNQRSADLLDCPQATLTGQDWRNFLTEHHQARYNNLLSNDIKLGKNCGIPVEHSAEEITLITASGKAKEVELSISYIPSHEPLFVMVMHDLTQHKEENQKLRKLAATDSLTGLANRRYFDEILQHYWEECTAKLRPLSVVIIDVDYFKVFNDQFGHIQGDECLRKIAKVIADIVPLDIGLAARYGGEEFALILPNHNAKMALTIAQKIQQGINALRFTEQGLRDYVSVSASQGIASEVNGQFRTSMAMLCAADTALYRAKADGRDRINTSL, from the coding sequence ATGACAAACTCACCGAAACTGGTACACCAACAATCCGCTTTATCCATTGTCGATGATGCTGCATTGCCTGCAACTAAGCATGTTAAGGGGACTGAGTTACCGCTGAATTTTTTCGAGCATTCTTCCCTCCAGACCATTGAACTCTTTATTCAACATTTAACCGAGGTCGTTATCTTGGTTAATGCCAACGGCTTTATCCGATCTTGCAATCAGCGTAGTGCCGATCTATTGGATTGTCCTCAGGCCACGTTAACGGGACAAGATTGGCGCAACTTTTTGACCGAACACCATCAAGCTCGCTATAACAACCTGCTGAGCAACGATATTAAATTAGGTAAAAACTGTGGTATTCCAGTAGAGCACTCCGCAGAGGAAATCACCTTAATCACGGCCTCTGGCAAGGCAAAAGAGGTCGAACTGTCAATCTCCTATATTCCGAGCCATGAGCCATTGTTCGTGATGGTGATGCATGATTTAACCCAACATAAAGAAGAAAACCAGAAGCTACGTAAGTTGGCTGCTACTGACTCACTAACGGGACTTGCGAACCGCCGCTACTTTGATGAAATACTGCAACACTATTGGGAAGAATGCACCGCTAAGCTGCGCCCTCTTAGCGTGGTGATTATTGATGTGGATTACTTTAAGGTGTTTAACGATCAGTTTGGTCATATCCAAGGTGATGAATGCCTTAGAAAAATTGCCAAAGTTATCGCAGACATAGTACCTCTCGACATTGGACTTGCTGCCCGTTACGGCGGCGAAGAGTTTGCGCTGATCCTACCCAATCATAATGCCAAAATGGCACTCACCATTGCCCAGAAAATACAGCAAGGGATTAATGCCCTACGTTTTACCGAGCAAGGCCTACGTGACTATGTCTCTGTCAGTGCAAGCCAAGGTATTGCCAGTGAGGTCAATGGACAGTTTCGTACCTCAATGGCAATGCTCTGCGCCGCCGATACCGCGCTGTACCGTGCAAAGGCCGATGGTCGCGACCGAATTAATACATCACTTTAA
- a CDS encoding DP-EP family protein, producing MQNTYGQAHYIKVTVTLENGEPVFSYTDAEGAECQGDVTVTAASTITYLLDDQTGKDLKFVGAGFLTPFDQIIDAVTLSSDGKLLQMVDLDHTPGTTKFQFILTNSTNTLMLLSPDPEIINDPN from the coding sequence ATGCAAAATACTTATGGTCAAGCGCACTATATTAAAGTTACCGTCACACTAGAAAATGGTGAACCTGTTTTTAGCTATACTGATGCCGAAGGCGCTGAATGCCAAGGCGATGTTACAGTCACAGCCGCTAGTACTATCACTTATCTACTTGATGACCAAACAGGAAAAGATCTAAAGTTCGTAGGCGCAGGATTTTTAACCCCATTCGATCAGATTATTGATGCTGTAACCTTAAGCAGTGATGGCAAACTGCTGCAAATGGTTGATCTGGACCACACACCAGGCACAACAAAATTCCAGTTTATATTAACAAATAGTACCAATACTCTAATGCTACTGAGTCCTGATCCAGAAATCATCAACGACCCAAATTAA
- a CDS encoding nSTAND1 domain-containing NTPase codes for MSDSTFFFGEWQVNPSANSLLLGKQVKQLEPKAMDVLLFLCQRANEVVSSDEIVSHCWQGIDTGDNPLHKIINQLRRALGDSATESTYIETIRKRGYRTLAEVRFPVGHEATASPQTWQGGSPFPGLQAYSANYAEVFFGRSEQITTLLNRISQQIHFGRAFCLILGPSGSGKSSLINAGVLPNLMKGNGFNGVGVVAYSSLDFADVSKGQLLTDLASAMLDWEINDTPVFDGMSADTLAIKLTEDIQDIIAQCKQALKNQPYATPRFALFIDRLEVLLSSPLFSDTERTQFIELLEQLATSKAVIIISACRNDFYPLLVNYPSLMAGKARGAHFDLAPPTRTELLQMIRLPAVAANLSWEVDSDTAMPLDEMLCSDAASNPDALPMLQYTLQALYLQRSADDKLLVSVYHALGGIEGAIGKNAEQAISHLSEAEKASLPRILSLLVTLREDEKSITSRTARWSQLQSTAETALVQAMVDSRLFVSHLQNGEPCFSIAHEALLRRWPRATAWISEHNDSLSIKSRLQHLSKRWLSEAKHSAYLLADGKPLKEAQSLSQNPLFDLDDPETAFIAASSKRANMLRWTRRLTVALLCVLTLTSVIMSVRSIEAEKLALQKRLAAEDLLGFMVGDFADKMRGIGRMDLLDGISNKALAYFSDFSHQDDDAHLSFDARFQHGQTLEAMGEVAYSRNKIDEARSALLAAQEKMLPLLNLQPNNLALLKTLGANAFWLGQLKYDVSDWAASRPFFEQYLAYSQTMYALAPEDKDALMELSYAHNTLGSVSMKQQEFAKAQQDFEESLRLKLLALAKAPQDSQLIADIANARSWLASAAVSLGDLNSAITINLQLQSELEAQRKLKDADGYLLDRLSIGYQRLSFLYEYQGQLSLAFDNALQGERVIQQALNLDNQNTSWKVKLYYLKLQLMLLNANIQDKRVLYTPETLDVELASESESFIKSKRYQQLKATHLKNSAYYYQILEQPKKALVYLDKAFLLLKDLIKDAPNDYKHYASLAETELLIAKQSKNINDLNSMKKYCLSAKRRLESIQKKDKDPQYLYPYAKALDCLGELETSPTLLKQLKAASIKDIKF; via the coding sequence ATGAGTGACAGCACATTTTTCTTTGGTGAATGGCAAGTTAATCCCAGCGCCAACAGTCTGCTCCTCGGCAAACAAGTCAAACAACTTGAGCCTAAGGCCATGGATGTGCTGCTATTTCTGTGTCAACGGGCAAACGAAGTCGTAAGCAGTGATGAGATTGTCAGTCATTGCTGGCAAGGGATAGATACGGGTGATAATCCACTACACAAGATTATCAACCAGCTACGCCGCGCATTAGGCGATAGTGCCACCGAGTCAACTTATATTGAAACCATTCGCAAACGTGGCTATCGCACCTTAGCCGAAGTGCGTTTTCCCGTGGGACACGAAGCCACCGCCAGCCCACAAACTTGGCAAGGCGGCTCACCTTTTCCCGGGCTACAAGCCTATAGCGCCAACTATGCCGAGGTGTTTTTTGGCCGTAGCGAACAAATCACCACCTTACTTAACCGCATTAGCCAGCAAATCCATTTTGGCCGTGCCTTCTGTCTGATTTTAGGCCCCAGTGGCAGCGGTAAATCCTCCTTAATTAATGCGGGGGTATTACCCAATTTAATGAAGGGAAATGGCTTTAATGGCGTCGGTGTTGTGGCCTATAGCAGCCTCGATTTTGCCGATGTCAGCAAAGGGCAACTGCTCACCGATCTGGCCAGTGCCATGCTCGACTGGGAGATAAACGACACCCCAGTATTTGATGGGATGAGCGCCGATACGTTGGCAATCAAGCTTACTGAAGATATCCAAGATATTATCGCGCAGTGCAAACAAGCACTTAAAAATCAGCCCTATGCAACGCCGCGTTTCGCCTTATTTATCGACCGATTAGAAGTGTTGCTCTCATCACCGCTATTTAGCGATACCGAACGAACCCAGTTCATAGAATTATTGGAACAACTCGCCACCTCAAAAGCCGTGATTATCATCAGTGCCTGTCGCAACGATTTTTATCCTTTATTGGTCAATTACCCAAGCTTAATGGCGGGTAAAGCCCGCGGCGCCCACTTTGACTTAGCACCGCCAACACGCACTGAGCTATTACAAATGATCCGCCTGCCCGCAGTGGCTGCCAACTTAAGCTGGGAAGTTGACAGCGACACCGCAATGCCGCTCGACGAAATGCTCTGCAGCGATGCCGCCAGCAACCCAGATGCGCTGCCCATGTTGCAATACACTCTGCAAGCCTTGTATTTGCAACGCAGCGCCGACGATAAGTTATTAGTCTCGGTTTATCATGCACTTGGCGGTATTGAAGGGGCTATTGGCAAAAATGCCGAGCAAGCGATTTCCCATTTAAGCGAGGCCGAAAAAGCCAGCCTACCACGGATTTTATCCCTGCTAGTGACCCTGCGCGAAGATGAAAAGTCCATTACTAGCCGCACCGCCCGCTGGTCGCAGCTGCAAAGTACAGCTGAAACCGCCCTAGTGCAAGCCATGGTCGATAGCCGCTTATTCGTGTCGCATCTGCAAAATGGTGAACCCTGTTTTAGCATCGCCCACGAAGCACTTTTACGCCGTTGGCCGCGGGCAACCGCTTGGATTAGCGAACATAACGACAGCTTAAGCATTAAGAGTCGCCTACAACATTTATCTAAACGCTGGCTCAGTGAAGCCAAGCACAGCGCTTATCTGCTCGCCGATGGCAAACCGTTAAAAGAAGCCCAAAGCCTCAGTCAGAATCCGTTATTCGATTTAGACGATCCCGAAACCGCCTTTATCGCAGCCTCCAGCAAACGCGCCAATATGCTGCGCTGGACAAGGCGCCTAACCGTCGCCCTGCTGTGCGTCCTCACCTTAACCTCAGTCATTATGAGCGTTCGCAGCATAGAAGCCGAAAAACTTGCCCTGCAAAAACGCCTCGCCGCCGAAGATTTGCTCGGCTTTATGGTCGGTGACTTCGCCGACAAGATGCGCGGCATCGGCCGTATGGATTTACTCGATGGTATCAGTAACAAGGCGCTGGCCTATTTCAGCGATTTTTCCCATCAAGATGATGATGCACATTTAAGTTTTGATGCCCGTTTCCAACACGGCCAAACCCTAGAGGCGATGGGCGAAGTGGCCTATTCGCGTAATAAAATCGATGAAGCCCGTAGCGCCCTACTCGCCGCGCAGGAGAAAATGCTGCCGCTATTGAATTTGCAACCAAACAACCTAGCCCTACTGAAAACCCTAGGCGCCAATGCATTTTGGCTCGGACAACTTAAATATGATGTTAGCGACTGGGCTGCATCGCGCCCTTTTTTCGAGCAATACTTAGCCTATAGCCAAACTATGTACGCCCTTGCACCCGAAGATAAAGATGCGCTCATGGAACTTTCTTACGCCCATAACACTTTGGGCTCAGTTTCGATGAAGCAACAGGAATTTGCCAAAGCACAACAAGATTTTGAAGAGTCGCTAAGGCTTAAATTGCTCGCCTTGGCAAAAGCGCCTCAAGATAGCCAGCTGATTGCGGATATTGCGAATGCACGATCTTGGTTAGCGAGTGCGGCAGTGTCTCTTGGGGATTTAAACTCTGCAATTACAATTAACTTACAACTGCAATCGGAATTAGAAGCCCAACGTAAGTTAAAAGATGCAGACGGATATTTACTTGACAGGCTATCTATTGGATATCAGAGACTTTCATTTTTATATGAATATCAAGGACAACTAAGCCTAGCTTTCGATAATGCATTACAAGGCGAACGAGTTATACAACAAGCTTTAAATTTAGATAACCAAAATACTTCATGGAAAGTAAAACTATACTATCTAAAACTCCAACTAATGTTACTTAATGCAAATATTCAAGATAAACGAGTTCTATACACACCTGAAACATTAGATGTAGAACTAGCTAGCGAAAGTGAAAGCTTTATAAAGAGTAAACGTTACCAACAACTTAAGGCCACCCACCTTAAAAACTCAGCTTATTACTACCAAATACTTGAACAACCTAAAAAGGCACTAGTATATTTAGATAAAGCATTTTTGTTACTCAAAGACTTAATTAAAGATGCTCCAAATGATTATAAACACTATGCTAGCCTAGCTGAAACTGAACTATTAATAGCTAAACAATCAAAAAATATAAACGACCTTAACTCAATGAAAAAATATTGTCTAAGCGCAAAGAGAAGACTAGAGTCCATTCAAAAAAAAGATAAAGACCCTCAATACTTATACCCTTATGCAAAAGCCTTAGATTGTTTAGGAGAGTTAGAGACTTCCCCTACATTACTTAAGCAACTTAAAGCAGCGTCAATTAAAGATATTAAATTTTAA
- a CDS encoding DUF4785 domain-containing protein codes for MHTLSKIASILVLSGLLAACQDDATTPEPESNASPMYAKGLTLAAPSDTDIIDTNIASPTLPAINTNTEYVSFITPLYGDYQASQPLLEQASQSDEYWINVTGAELNAGVTLTISQAASLVRIAPRGDISSGALMHAEGIAPERVQIQRIAPEVKAAQGKAAATTIDSNESLVKSMVNAEALASVGLTDDSSALQMSAKATPGEYRLQVSQPLTPSASYLVNVKEKGSPYQLSIKAPTAIAADAQTVALKLTLTQSDNSFVPQAKLKQADGNVQNLAMVKQDDSWQAVMPAGISLASSNAGFSEIELTVQTEIDGRPVLRTVKTAFKPYVNSASIKPEVLTIWDKGLPNQINFELTVAEAGRFGLSGTLTGTNAEGKKVAILRTQTANWLTPDAAKLKLTLDPKLIQASGLLPPFELNELELQDQGQMARLSYQAKALTLTR; via the coding sequence ATGCACACACTCAGCAAAATTGCCAGTATCTTGGTGCTAAGCGGACTACTCGCCGCCTGCCAGGATGATGCCACAACGCCCGAACCCGAAAGCAATGCCAGCCCGATGTATGCTAAAGGATTAACGTTAGCCGCACCGAGCGACACCGATATCATAGATACCAATATCGCTAGCCCAACCCTTCCAGCTATCAACACTAACACTGAGTACGTCAGTTTTATCACGCCGCTTTATGGTGATTATCAAGCGAGCCAACCTTTGCTTGAACAAGCAAGCCAAAGTGATGAATATTGGATCAATGTGACGGGTGCCGAACTCAATGCAGGCGTAACACTCACGATAAGCCAAGCTGCCAGCTTAGTGCGAATTGCGCCTCGGGGCGATATTAGCTCAGGTGCGCTAATGCATGCCGAAGGCATAGCCCCAGAACGTGTACAAATTCAGCGCATTGCACCTGAGGTAAAAGCGGCTCAAGGAAAAGCAGCCGCTACCACTATCGATAGTAACGAGTCGTTAGTTAAATCAATGGTCAATGCCGAGGCTCTTGCTAGCGTAGGGTTAACCGATGATTCCAGTGCATTGCAAATGTCGGCGAAGGCCACACCGGGCGAATATCGCCTGCAGGTCAGCCAGCCGTTAACACCGAGCGCCAGTTACTTAGTCAATGTGAAGGAAAAAGGCTCGCCCTATCAACTGAGTATTAAAGCACCCACCGCCATTGCCGCTGATGCACAGACAGTCGCGCTCAAACTCACGTTAACTCAAAGTGATAATAGCTTTGTCCCCCAAGCAAAACTAAAACAGGCCGATGGCAACGTACAAAACCTTGCGATGGTAAAACAAGATGATTCGTGGCAAGCCGTAATGCCAGCGGGTATCAGCCTCGCCAGCAGTAATGCGGGTTTCAGTGAAATCGAACTGACAGTTCAAACCGAAATCGATGGCCGCCCAGTACTACGCACCGTCAAAACCGCCTTTAAACCCTATGTCAACTCGGCAAGCATCAAACCCGAAGTGCTCACAATATGGGATAAAGGACTACCAAACCAAATCAACTTTGAGTTGACCGTGGCCGAGGCAGGACGTTTTGGCTTAAGTGGCACGTTAACGGGCACCAATGCCGAAGGTAAGAAAGTAGCGATCCTTCGCACCCAAACCGCCAATTGGCTCACGCCCGACGCGGCAAAGTTAAAGCTGACACTTGATCCTAAGCTTATCCAAGCCTCGGGTTTGCTGCCGCCCTTCGAACTCAATGAGCTAGAACTGCAAGATCAAGGTCAAATGGCAAGATTAAGCTATCAAGCCAAGGCGCTAACCTTAACGCGCTAG
- a CDS encoding lipase family protein, producing the protein MKIGKALMLLGLLAVSPATLAATGVAFIHGTGHQTNALADYWTPEFVNSVRQGIPVPNNYTVINCDFDQYMWEESAAGCLATQLNSFIQTKNIDDLILITHSNGGNVVRWILSNPTWDSRYPAVINATSKVIALAPSSGGTPLADAVNQGNVFETSLGWLLGYGSNAVKQQQVSWMANYNNTWLYGTAGRPSLSKPFEVVVGSDVDSAIWDSDSYCGGYQNQVALETTQNWLDSCSDGFLNCSSQKAAGTVWFTDKQKTRGQEPLSHQQSRRACFNLDTLIRNHI; encoded by the coding sequence ATGAAGATCGGAAAAGCCCTCATGCTCTTGGGTCTGTTAGCCGTCAGCCCAGCAACTCTAGCCGCCACTGGCGTCGCCTTTATCCACGGCACGGGTCACCAGACCAATGCCCTAGCCGATTACTGGACGCCAGAATTTGTTAATTCGGTGCGCCAAGGTATCCCAGTGCCAAACAATTACACTGTGATCAACTGCGACTTTGACCAATATATGTGGGAAGAAAGCGCCGCAGGCTGTCTAGCTACTCAACTCAACAGCTTTATCCAAACCAAAAATATCGACGATTTAATACTGATCACCCACTCCAATGGCGGCAACGTAGTGCGCTGGATTTTATCTAATCCAACGTGGGATAGCCGTTATCCAGCGGTGATCAATGCCACCTCAAAGGTTATCGCCCTTGCGCCTTCCAGCGGCGGAACACCACTAGCCGATGCCGTTAACCAAGGTAATGTGTTCGAAACCAGCTTAGGTTGGTTACTCGGTTACGGCAGCAATGCAGTAAAACAGCAACAAGTGAGCTGGATGGCGAACTACAACAACACTTGGCTCTATGGCACTGCGGGTCGCCCTTCCCTTAGCAAACCCTTTGAAGTGGTGGTGGGCTCAGACGTAGACTCAGCGATTTGGGACAGCGACAGTTACTGCGGGGGTTATCAAAACCAAGTCGCGCTGGAAACCACCCAAAACTGGCTCGATAGCTGTTCCGACGGTTTCTTAAATTGCAGTTCGCAAAAAGCGGCAGGCACAGTGTGGTTTACCGATAAACAAAAAACCCGTGGTCAAGAACCGTTAAGCCATCAGCAGAGCCGCCGCGCGTGCTTCAACTTAGACACGCTGATCCGCAACCATATCTAA
- a CDS encoding TetR/AcrR family transcriptional regulator: MSLVPGRPKGLVPFTVQPTSQPFIPSRPKGSSDARQRLIIAALSLFSHRSYPTVSTREIAREAGVDAALIRYYFGSKAGLFEQMVRETLEPVLARLREISAAQAPNNMSELMQTYYRVMAPNPGLPRLIMRVLQEGDGTEPYHIMLSVFDHILSLSRQWLESTLVNAGYLKEGIDPDLVRLSFVSLMVFPLIAPPVLMRQFGFSVDADDLQRLASHNMQVFTQGVLREPRNV; the protein is encoded by the coding sequence ATGTCGCTCGTCCCCGGTCGTCCAAAGGGGCTGGTCCCTTTTACCGTCCAACCCACATCACAGCCGTTTATTCCCAGTCGACCAAAGGGGAGTTCTGACGCTCGCCAACGCTTAATTATCGCTGCCTTAAGCCTTTTTAGTCACCGCAGTTATCCAACGGTATCGACCCGTGAAATTGCTCGCGAAGCTGGCGTCGATGCTGCGCTTATCCGTTACTATTTCGGCTCAAAAGCAGGATTGTTCGAACAAATGGTGCGTGAAACCCTTGAGCCAGTATTAGCGCGTTTACGCGAAATATCTGCAGCCCAAGCGCCTAATAATATGAGTGAACTTATGCAAACCTATTATCGTGTTATGGCGCCAAATCCTGGACTACCAAGGTTAATTATGCGGGTATTGCAGGAGGGGGATGGTACAGAGCCCTACCATATTATGTTGTCTGTGTTTGATCATATTTTATCCCTTTCTCGGCAATGGCTCGAATCCACATTAGTCAATGCGGGATACTTAAAAGAGGGGATTGATCCTGATTTAGTCCGTTTAAGTTTTGTGAGTCTGATGGTGTTTCCACTTATTGCACCACCTGTGTTGATGCGACAGTTTGGTTTTAGTGTCGATGCCGATGATTTACAGCGCTTAGCATCGCATAATATGCAGGTTTTTACTCAGGGTGTGCTGCGCGAACCGAGGAATGTGTGA